The genomic region CGGGCCAGAAGCGTCCGAACGCAGCAATGGGAGGGAAGCCAATGTTCAATCCGTCACTCTTCAGGCCATTCTGGGCGAAGACGCTGCTGGTCGGCATGACCGTGGCCGGGCTGGCCGCCGGGACGCCGGGGCAGGCCCGCGCCCAGGCGGCACCGGTCGAGATGGTGATGACGGACGAGATCGCGACGTCCCACTGGACCGCCAAGATGATGGACGAGTATGCGGCCCTGATCGAGGAGCGCTCGAAGGGTCGCATCAAGCCGAAGGTCTTCCACTCCGGCACGCTCTACAAGGACAAGGACGCCGTCGCCGCCCTCGGGTCGGGCGCCGTGCACATGGTCTGGCCGGTCAGCGTGCAGCTTGAGAGCATCGCCCCGCAGTACGGCGTGGTGAACTTGCCCTTCGCCGTCACCGACGCGGCGATGTCCAAGCCGGAAACCGCGCAGGAGGTCTCCAAGCTGCTGTCCGGGCTGGTGTCTGACAAGGGCATCCGCGTCATGGGGCTGATGCGCACCGCCGACCTGATCTTCCTGTTCAAGGACAAGGAGGTCGACTCCGTCGGCGACCTGAAGGGCAGCAAGATCCGCCTGACCGGCGGCCGCGTCCTGCAGCTTCTGATGCGCGACTTCGGGGCCAGCCCGGTGTCGATGCCCGCCTCCGAAATGGCGGCGGCGCTGATGCAGGGGGCCATCGACGGCATCTACACCTCCGCCGGCGGCTGGGAGATGGTCGGCACCAACGCCGCCAAGGTCGCCTCGCTGATACCGGGCATGAGCCTGCTCACCTACTCCGTCCTGGTGGACGACAAGTGGATGAAGGGCCTGCCCGACGATCTGCGCCAGGTGGTGGAGACGACCACCAACGAGATCATCGCCAAGCAGTGGCAGCGCGCCATCGACGCCGACAAGAAGACCATGGACCAGATGATCGCCCAGGGCGGGCGTCTGGCCGTGGCTCCCGAGGCGGAGCAGGCGAAGTTCCGCGAGATCGCCAACAAGGTCAACCAGGACTATGTCCGGCGCTACCCTGAGGTCTGGAAGCAGTATCAGGCCATCGTCGGCAACAAGAGCTGAGGCGATCCCCCTCGCTTCACCTCGCGGTGCGGGCGGCGTTCCGAAAGGGGCGCCACCCGCACCGTTTTTTTTGCGCGCTCAGACCGACCGCATGAGGCCGCCGTCCACCCGGATGTTCTGCCCGGTGATGTAGCCGGCCCCGTCGGAGGCGAGGAAGGCGACGGTCGCCGCGATCTCCTCGCTCTTGCCGTAGCGGGCCATTGGCACGCCCTGGCGCCGCTCCTCGGTCGCCGGCAGGCTGTCGATCCAGCCGGGCAGCACGTTGTTCATCCGCACATTGTCGGCGGCGTACTGGTCGGCGAACAGCTTGGTGAAGGAGGCCAGCCCGGCCCGCGCGACGGCGGAGGTCGGGAACATCGGGCTCGGCTCGAAGGCCCAGGCGGTCGAGATGTTGATGATCGTCCCGCCCTTCTGCCCGACCATGACCGGGGTCACCAGCCGCACCGCCCGGACGACGTTCAGGAAATAGACCCCGATCCCCTTGTGCCAGTCCTCATCGGTCAGCTCCAGCAGGCCTTTTCGCGGGCCGTGGCCGGCGCTGTTCACCAGCGCGTCGATGCGCCCCCAGCGCTCCATCGTCCGGCTCACCAGACGCTCCAGATCCTCGGCGGACTGGTTCGAGCCGGTGACGCCGATCCCGCCCAGCTCCTCGGCCAGAGCCTCGCCCTTGCCGGAGGAGGACAGCACCGCGATCTTGAATCCGTCCGCCGCGAGGCGCCGCGCCGCCGCGGCCCCCATGCCGCTGCCGCCCGCGGTGATGATGGCAACCTTATCGCCCATGATACGTCATCCCTCTCCTGCCGGAACGGTTCGTCCGTTCCTTCTCCTCCTGTATCGCACCGGACGCAGGACGGGGCCAAGGGAAGCGTGCGCGTGCCTTCGGACGCCGACAAGGACGGCGCCGGATTCAGACCCGTCAGCGGGCGAGCAGGAAAGCCAGCGAGGCGATCGGAGCCGCCGTGACGAAGCCGACGGCGACGAAACGCTCGACCGGGCTCCAGGACGCCCAATCCCGCTGAAGCGAGGACAAGAACGACTTCATGATCCCTCACGGACCGGCTGATGTTGCAATGCATATAAGATACGGTTTCCGGAGGCGTTCGTGCCAGGGGCGTGGCTTCCGTATCGCGAAATATCGGGGGGTGATGCAGCGCCGCCACAGGCCGGAAAGCGGCACTCCGAAAGGGATTTGGCGGGACGGCGCCGTCAAAGGTTGCCCATCAGCCACAGGGACCGATGGGTGGACGGGTCAGGGTGACGCGTCGCCGCTCCCGCCGAACAGGGCGAGGATTTGCGCCGCCGCCAGCTCCGGCGGGATCGAGGCAATGCAATGCGCCTCCGCCGCCATGCAGCTTTCCGGTGGACAGGGCGCAAGCGCCGCCGCGGGCCGCAGCACCAGCGCCTGCGCGCACCAGGGGCGGAAGCGCTCCGGCGCGTGGAAATGGTTGGTGTCCCCGCCCTCCGGATGGCAGGAGAAGACGGCGACCGGCACGCCAACGGCGGCCCCGAGATGGGCCGGACCGGAATCCATGGCGATCAGCCCCGCCGTCCGCTCGATCACCGCCGCCGCCAGCCGCAGACCGGTCCGCCCGGTGAGGTCGGTGACCCGCCCCGGCAGGGCTACGGCGATCCGCTCCGCCGCCGCCCGCTCCAACTCCGTGCCGAGAACCGCCACCCGAGCGCCGAGCGCGATCGCCACCACGGCGACCACCGCCGCCAGCCGCTCCGGCGGGTATTCGCGGCGCGCGGCGGCGGCCCCCGGCGCCACGGCAATGATCCGGCCCCCCACCGCATCGGCCAGCAAGCGGGCCGCCGCCGCCCGGTCCTCCGCGGTCAGGTGCAGTTCCACCCCGTCGCCGTCCGGTTCACCGCCGGCGAAGCGCAGCAAAGCGAGGTTCTGCTCCACCTCGTGGCGTCCCGGCGGGGGCGTCAGCCGGTGGGTGTAGGCGCGGTCGAAGCCGGCGTTGCCCGACGCCTTCCAGGGCGTGACCGTCTCGGAGAATCCAACAACGGCACGGGCGCGGCTGTTCGCGGCGAGCGCCGTGGCGCCGTGGCGGTCGAAATCGTAGCGAGGGATCAGCGTCAGGTCGAAGCCGGCGCGGAACGCCTCCGCGAAGGCCGCCGCACCGCCCGGCGTGACGCCGCGCAGATCGATGCCGCCGCCCGGCTTCGGATGGGGAGCCACAACCGCGTCGACATGCGGGCAGGTCTCGGCGAGGTCCGCCACGGCGGGGCGCACCGCCAGCACGATGCGCGCCCGCGGCGCCGAGGCCCGCAGCCCGCGCAGGAAAGGCGTGGCGAGCACGAAGTCGCCCGCCTCGTCCAGCTTCACCACCAGGATGCGCCGGGCGGACGAAAGGTCGAAGACGGCGTCCGTCATGCCGCGCTCATGTCGATGCGGGCGGGCGGCAGACCGGCGCACCAGCGCCGCCACGCCATGCGGTATCCGGCCTCGACCGCCCGGACGTACCCCGTCTCGTCCATCAGGGGGGAGCGCGCCATCCGCTCGCGCAAGCCCGCGCGTTGCGCCTCCAGAAAGGCGCGGTCCGTGGCCAGCCGGACGGCGAGCGCCACGTAGTCGTCCTCACGCTCCACCACCAGCCCGCCCAACCCGACGCTGCCGAGCATGGTGGCGCCCCAGCGGGAGATCATCGCCTCCCCCGCGATCGACAGCACGGGCACCCCCATCCACAGCGCGTCGCAGGTCGTCGTGCCGCCGTTGGCGAAGACGGGGTCCAGCGCGCAGTCGAGCAGCCGATAATCCTCGTAGGGGTCCGGGGCGGTGCCGCGCAGCAGCAGCCGCGACTCCTCAACCCCATGGGCGGCGAAGGCGTCCAGCACCCGCCGCGCCACCCCGCCGCCGGACAGCCCCCGCCATTTCAGCATCAGCCGCGCCTCCGGCACCGCCGCCAGCACCCGGCCCCACAGAGCGAGCGTCGAGGCGTTCAGCTTCGTCAGGTTGTTGAAGGAGCCGAAGGTGAACACCCCCGCCGTCTCCACCGGCGGGCGAGCCGACGGTGTCGCGGCGGACTCCGCGGGGCGGTAGCACAGCACGCTTCCCGGCAGGCGGATCAGCGTCTCGGTGTGCAGGGCGTCGGCGCTCGCCGCGGCGAAGCGGTGGTCGGAGAACTGGTAGTCCATCGCCGTCAGGCCCGTCGTGTTCGGGTAGAGCGGCAGGCTGACCTGGACCGGCGCCGGGCGGCGGATGAACAGCGGCATGCGGTTGCGCGACATGTGCCCGCCGCAGTCCACCAGCACGTCGATGCCGTCCGCCCGGATCAGCCGCTCCAGTTCGCCGTCCGGCAGTGCCGCGACGGCGCGCCAATGGTCGGCCAGCGCGGCGAAGCGGGCGGTCGCAGCGTCCTTCGGAAGGTCGGCGTAATAGCAGGTCACCTCCACCGCCGACCGGTCGTGATGCTCGATCAGCGGCAGCAGGAAGTGATAGCCCGGCCCCGGGTAGCGCTGGAAATCCGGCGACAGGTAACCGACGCGCAGGCGGCGCTCCGGATCGCGATTCACCGCGTCGAAACGCGTGGCGGCGGGCGGCACCGGCATCACGGCGCGCTCGAACCGCCGGTGCTCATCGAACACCGCACCGAGGTCGGCCTCTTCGGCGAAGCACAGGCAGAACAGCAGGTTGGAGCGCACCTCCGCATCCCCCGGCGCGCGGTCCAGCGCAGCGCTCAGGGCGGCCACCGCCTCGCCATGGCGGCCGAGCGCCATCAGCGCGACGCCCAGATTGGAGCTGGCCAGCGCCTCCCGCTCCGCCGTGCGCAGGGTCAGCGCCCGCCGCAGCAGGGTGAGTGCGTCGTCGAAGGCGCCCGCGTCGATGGCGTGGGAGCCGAGGTTGGTCCAGCCGGCCGCCCCGTCGGGCTGCAAGGCCAGCGCCCGCCGGAACCACGCCCGCGCCTCCTCGGGACGCTTTGCCCGGTGCTGGACGGCCCCGGCGTTGAGGGCATGGCCGGCCTCCTCCGGGTCGGCGCGGACAGCGCGGCGGGCGGCCGCCGCGGCCTCCTCTTCCCGTCCCAAGGCCGACAGCGCCATGCCGAGCCCGGTCAGCGCCGTCGCGGAGTCCGGGGCCAGCGCCAGGGCGTGGCGGTAGCAACGCGGCGCCGCCGCGGGATGCCCCCGCTCCTGCCAGAGGTTGCCGAGCACCAGCAGGGCGTCGGGGGCCGGGGCCAACGCCGCCGCGCGCTCCAACCACGCCGCCCCCTCCCGCCAGGGTCCTGTCGCGGCCAGCGCCGCGCCCAGGATCTTCGCGCCTTCGCCGTGGCCCGGCTCCAGCGCCATCAGCCGGCGACCGGCCTCCGCCGCGCCCGACAGGTCGCCCAGCGCATGGCACAGGCCGGTCACCTGCTCCCGCGCCTGGACGAGCAGCGGCGCCAGAGCCACGGCGCGGCGGAAGGCGGCGAGGGCGTCGCGCGGGCGCCCGGCGTCGCGCAGCGCGGCGCCCTGGTTGTAGAGCGCCAGCACCTCGCCGGGGACGAGCGCCGACGCCCGCCCATACCAATCCGCCGCCGGACCGGGCCGCCCCAGATCGTACAGCGCGTCGGCCAGCGTGTTCACGGCCTCGCCATCTTCCGGCGCCACCGCCAGCAGGCGGCGGAAGGCCCGCGCCGCAGCCTCTGCCCGGCCCAGTTTGGCGTGGGCGGCGGCCTCCAGCCGGTGATGATCGAGGGTCAGCGGGTCGAGGCGGGCGGCGTGGCCGTAGGCATCCGCGGCCTCCGCCCAGCGCCCCACCGCCTCCAGCACGCGGCCCAGGTTGAGGCGGAAGACCGGCTGGCCGCCATCCTTCGCCACGGCCTTGCGGATCAGCACAATCCCCAATTCCGGATCGCCGGTCTGCGCCGTCAGCAGGCCCAGCAGATGCAGCGCGTCGCTCTGGTCCGGCATCTGGCGCAGCACCCGCTCGTAGAGGGGCCGCGCCTCCGCCAGCCGTCCGTTCTGGTGATGGACGACGGCCTGCGCCAGCGTCTCCTGGAGCGTGGTGGGGGAAGAATCGCGGCTGGCGCTCATGACGGTCCGTGTGTCTGGCCCACTGACGGGATTTGGGGGGACGGGATTGGGGGACAGGGCTTCAGGACGCGCAGTGTAGCGCGCCCACGCAGCCGCGGGTACGAATGCCTTGACGCCGCCGGGATCGACCGGCCGCAAATTTTCGCTCCCGACCGCGCAGGAGGTCCCAAGCGCCCGCGTATCACCACCAACAGGGTTCCTGGAGCCGGCCGGACGGCCCCGGATTCAGGCCAGGACCCGGGAAGGAGCAGAGGATGGCCGCGTGGCGGTGATCGACGAGGATGACGACGAATCGCTGATGGCCGAAACGGCCGTGGGGAACCGGGCGGCCTTCGACCGGCTGACCCGCCGTCACCTGCGCCGGAGCCTCGCGCTCGCCCACCGGGTGGTCGGCAACGCGAGCGACGCGGAGGAGGTCGTGCAGGACGCCTTCCTGCAGATCTGGACGCACGCCGATCGCTGGCGCGGCGACGGCACCCGCTTCTCCACGTGGCTTTACCGCATCGTCGTCAACCGCTCGATCGACTACCGACGCCGCAGGAGTTTCCAGCCGCTCGACGATGCGGTGGAGGTGGCCGACCCGGCCATCGGCGCCGACGGGCTGCTGGCGGAACGCCAACTCGGTGCGGCGGTCGACGCGGCGATCGCCGCCTTGCCGGATCGGCAGCGGGCGGCGCTCAGCCTGTGCTACTACCAGGAGATGAGCTGCGCGGAAGCATCGGAGGTTCTGCACGTTTCGGTCTCGGCCATGGAAAGCCTGCTGGTCCGGGCGCGGCGTATGGTCCGCACCCGTCTCAACTCCCTGATCCGTCAGAAGGACGGCGACGAGAAATGACACTCAAAGAGTTCAAGCGCTTCGCCGACCTTTACGGCGGCGACATCGACCGCTGGCCCGCGACGGACGGCGTCGATGCCCTGATCCTTCTCGAAAATTCCGCCGAGGCGCGCGCCATCCTGGCCGACGCCGCGGCGCTGGACGCCCTGCTCGACCGCGCCGCCCCGGCGCTGGACGAGGACAGCGTGCAGCGGGTGCTGAACGGCATCGCGGCAAGGCTGGACGCGCCGGTGGAGCCAGCCCCCGCCCCCTGGACCCTGTCGGCGCCGCCCATGCGCTTCTGGCCGACCGCCGGATTCCTCGCGATCATGGGGATGGCGGGTTTCCTCGCCGCCGCCCAGGGGGTTCTGCCGGTGCAGAACGCCCAGGCGAACGGTTACGCGGAGGTCGTGGTGAACAGCAGCTATCTGGGGGCGATCCGATGAGCCGTCCCGTCAGCGGTCCCGCCGCCCTCCGGCCATCGGGCCGTCATCCGGAAGCGGGGGCCGCCGCCCCGCGCCGCTGGCCCTGGTATCTGCTGGTCGGCTCGCTCGCCGTGAACATGCTGCTGGGCGGCATCCTGGCCGCGCAGGCGCTGCATCTCATGCCCCCTCCGCCCCCACCCGATCCCGGCCAGGGAATCGCGCGCTTCGTCGAGCGGGCCGAGCGCGCGCTGTCCCCCGGCGACGCGGCGGTCCTGCGGCGCGGGTACGAGGCGGAACGCACGTCGATCGAACGCATGCATCAGAACATGGAGGCCATGCGCCACCAGATTCGCGAGAGCATAAAAGCCCCCACCTTCGATCCGGAAGGGCTGCGGCGCGCCCTCGAACAGGCCCACGCGACGGAGGCCGAACTGCGTGGCCGGATGGACAGCCGCGTGATCGAGGTGCTCGGCCAATTGTCACCCGAGGGGCGCCGCAAGCTGATGGAAATGGGCCCACCCCGTTAAACGGTCTGTCCGCCCGGCGCCAGCCGGGCGGCGGCGTTGGCGGCGCCCATGGCGAGTGCCGCCTCGCGGGCGGTCAGGCCGCGGGCGTCCCGCGCGTTCGGGTCGGCGCCGCGGGCCAGCAGGAACTCCACCATCGCGACGCGGTCGAACATGGCGGCGGTCATCAGCGCCGTCCGCCCGTCCGGCCCGCAGCCGTCCACGGCGGCGCCCTCCTCCAGCAAAACCCGCAGCACCGCCTCGTCCCCCTTGAAGGCGGCGGCGGCCAGCGGCGTCTGCCCACGGTCGTTCGCCAGCTCCGGATCGGCGCCGTGGCGCATCAGGTTGCGGGCCAACTCGGCGTGACCGTGGTAGCTGGCCAGCATCAGCAGGCTGTCGCCCTTGTCGTTGCGCAGGTTGGCCGGCAGTCCCATCTCGAGCAATTCGGTCAGCTCGGCGGTGCCGCCCGACCGCGCCCAGTGGAACAGCTTCCCGGCGAAGGCGATGGTATCCTCATCGAGTTCCCTGCGCGGCTCCCGTTGCGGCTCCCCCTGCGCTCCCATGGCGGCGCTCCCCCGGTCGAGATTTCGGCTCAAACCGGGGAAACAACCGCCGCAGCGCTTTGTTGCGCCATCTCGCCCCGCGCCTCCTCCTGCAGCCAGCCGCGGAAGGCGGCGACGGCCGGGCGGTCCTGCATCCCCTCCGGGCAGACGAACCAGTAGCTGCCGGACGACGCCTCGATCTCCGGGAAGGGCAGGACGAGCCGCCCCGCCGCCACATCTTCGGCGCACAGCATGCGGTCGGCGACGGTGGCGCCCATCCCGGCGGCGGCGGCCTGCATCGCCGGGTCCATGGCGTCGAACACCGCGCCCTGCCGCAGCGCCTCGAAGAAGGGCAGCCCCGCCGCGGCCAGCCAAGCCCGCCAGTCCTGCCCCTCCGAACAGCCGTGCAGCAGCGGGATGGCGCCGAGGTCCATCGGCACCCGCAACCGCTCCGCCAGGGCCGGCGGGCAGACGACGGTCAGCCGCTCCGGCAGCACCTCCACGGCGGAGAAGCCCGTCGGCACCTCCCGGCAATAGGGGATGGCGGCGTCGAACTCCTGCGGGTCGAACTCCAGCCCGCTGCTCCAGGCCACGGTCACCCGCACCTGCACGTCGGGGTGGCGCGCCTGGAAGCGGACCAGCCGCGGCATCAGCCAGCGGATGCCGAAGGAGAAGGCCACCCTGATCCGCAAATCCCGCCCCCGCGCCGCCAGCCGCGCCGCCGTGCCGGCAATGCGGTCGAAGGACTCCGACAGCACCGGCAGCAGGGCGCGCCCGTCGTCGGTCAGTTCGACCCGGCGGGTCAGCCGCCGGAACAGCGGCACGCCCAGCCACTCCTCCAGCCCCATGATCTGCCGGCTGACCGCGCCCTGGGTCACGCACAGCTCATCCGCCGCCTTCGAGAAGCTCTCGTGGCGCGCCGCCGCCTCGAAGGCGCGCAGGGCGTGAAGGGGCGGCAGGGCACGCCGCATCGGATGCTCCATGGATGACTTTCGCTCATCCATCTTATGAGAAAGCATGGTTTGTCGTCCACGCTCCGACGGGCGATTTTCCGGCTTCGAGGAATGACCGACCGGCGGGAGGGCCGCATGACGAGCATGAGCGGAACGCACGACAAGCGGAGCAGCGGGACGACCGCCGGCCCCACCGCCGACTCCTGGCTCGGCCGCCTGAACGGCTGGCGGGAGCGGCGGGCGCTGCGCCGTGCCCTGGCCCGCATGGACGCGCATCTCTGGGCCGACCTCGGCTTCGACGAGGCGGCGGCTCGCGAGGAGATGGACAAGCCCTTCTGGAAAGGATGAGCGGGCCGACGGATCAGGGCGGCCGGTAGGCGCTGCCGTCCTCGGCGCGGGCGGGCGCGTCGACATAGGTCCCGTGGTCCGGCACGGCGATCCGGTCGAAATCGCGGGCAAGCTCATGGAGCGCCGTCCGCATGCCGCTGCCACGCATGGCGGGACCGTGGCCGGTGACAACAAGGTCGGGCTCCAACCCCGCCAACAGAACCACCGAGTCCCGCGCCTTCTGCCAATCCGTCGTGTAGTACATGGGCGGACCGTGCATCTCCGGGTCCTGGACGGCCACGGCGTAGGCGGATTCCTGGCGCGTCGTGATGAAGGCGTCGCCCGCGATGAGGCTGCGGTCCGCCGCGCGCCAGAAGGAGACGTGCCCCGGGCTGTGCCCCGGCGTCGCGAGCCAGCGCCATCCCGGCATACCCGGCACACTGCCGTCTTCCGGAAGGCGGCGCAGCCGGCCGCCCACATTCACCGGTCCGCGGGGGTAGAGCGGCGCCATCAGGGACATCAGGCCGCCGCCGACCGATGGATCGGGCGGCGGATAGGACGCGCTGCCGTCGAGATAGGGATGCTCCAGCCCGTGGGCGTAGACCGGCGCGTCCCAGCGCTCGGCCAATTCCTCAAGGGCGCCGACATGGTCGAAATGCCCGTGGGTCATCACGATGGCCGCGGGTCGCGAGTCCGGCCCGAACCGCTCCGCCGCCGCCTTGGCGATGAGACCCGCCGTGCCCATCACGCCGGCGTCGATCAGCACCCATTGTCGGTCGCTGTTGGGCCGGTCGCTGCCGGTCCGATCGCCGGCCCCCGGCGCGCCGACGAAGACCACGTTGACGATGGCGAGGCGCCGGTAGGCCAGATCGGGGGCGATCTCGTGCGTGCCGTCGTCGCGCGCCCGGTCCCGCTCCGGATCGTCGGCCCGCCCCGCGGAATCGAGAGGGATCTGCCGCGCCATGCGCCGTCCTCCGTGCTGCGATGGGTGAGGGTCGGCACCGCTCACCCTTCGTAGGCAAACTGAAAGTGCCGGCGATGGTTCCCCGACGCAGGGTGGTGGCGGCTACTCCATCGGCTGGTCGAGCGGGCGGCCCATCGCGCCACCCGCCGCAGCGCCCAGGGCGCAGCCCAGCGCCGCGGCCGGGCCGGTCGCCGGCAGGGCGGCCCCGCCGGTCGCCGCACCCGCCGCGACGGCGCCCGTCGCTCCCACCGCCCCGCCGGCCAGACAGCCGAGCGTCAGCCCCGCCACCGTATGCCGGTTCTGGTACAGCAGGGCGCCGCCGAGGATGATCGCGCGCTCCGCCCCGTCGCGCAGCCCGCCCGCGCTGTCGGACAGCCAGCCACGCCATTCCGCCCGCCCCTCCGATGTTGGCGACGCGGCCTGGGCCGCCGGTGCGGCCATAAGCACCAGCGAGGCGAGGCCCGCCGCAACGAGGGTTCGGCCCGTCCTGTGTCGCATGGGAAGCTCCTTTTTCCAGGCCGTGAGGATAAGCCATCGCGGCCGGCACGCCGTCCCGAAAGCAGGGATGAGCGACCGCCGACCGGGCTACCCCCTTCGCGTCCGGCCTGTAGTAGATACTTACTGCCACACAAACAATCCGACTCACTAACATTCACGCTGGAGCCACCAACCGGAACGGAGCCAGCCCCCATGGCCAAGGCCATCCACATGATGATCCGGGTCCTCGACGAAGAGCGGTCGCGGGACTTCTACGCGCGCGCGTTCGGCCTGGAATGCGCCGACCGCTACGCCTTCGACGGCTTCACCCTGGTCTATCTGCGCAACGCCGAAAACGACTTCGAGATCGAGCTGACCATCAACCACGGCCGCAGCGAACCCTACGCCCACGGCGACGGCTACGGCCACTTGGCCGTCTGCGTCGAGGATCTGGACGGGGAACACCGGCGCTTCACCGCGCTCGGCTACGGCCCCAACCCGATCAAGGAGTTCGCGCGGGACGGCGCGCTGATGGCCCGCTTCTTTTTCGTCCAGGACCCCGACGGCTACAAGATCGAGGTCCTCCAGCGCCACGGCCGCTACCGCTGACACCAGGCGCGTGCGGCACTCAAAGCAAAAATCACAAATGGTCTTGGGAGGAAGCGATGCGTTCTCCGACGAGCACAACAGCAAAACCCGCCCCCAATCACACCATGCACCGGCGCGCCTTCCTGGCGGCCTCGGCCACCGCTGCCGCGGCGACGGCCATCCTGGTGTCGGGCGGGGCGATCCTCTGCCCGCGCGAGGCCTGGGGGTATGAAACCAAGGCGCTGGCGCCCGACACCATGCGCTCGCTGATCCGGGTGTCGCGGGACATCTACCCGCACGACCGGCTGGCCGACCGCTTCTACGCCGTCGCCATGAAGGCGCAGGACGAGAAGGCGGCCGCCGACGCCGCGCTCAAGGATCTGTACGAGTCCGGCATGGCGAAGCTCGACCGGCTGGCCAAGGCCAAGCACGACGCGCCCTACGCGGAGGTCGGCTGGGAGGCCGACCGGGT from Azospirillum baldaniorum harbors:
- a CDS encoding Twin-arginine translocation pathway signal is translated as MRSPTSTTAKPAPNHTMHRRAFLAASATAAAATAILVSGGAILCPREAWGYETKALAPDTMRSLIRVSRDIYPHDRLADRFYAVAMKAQDEKAAADAALKDLYESGMAKLDRLAKAKHDAPYAEVGWEADRVRLLHEIEADPFFQTVRGGLVTGIYNNQEVWPLFGYEGESAAKGGYIDRGFNDIEWL